One genomic window of Boudabousia tangfeifanii includes the following:
- the yajC gene encoding preprotein translocase subunit YajC, translated as MEFLIFLVPILIFFFVINRSAKKQNQQREEMRQQALVPGNWVLTRAGFYGRIVEIHDEVVILETALGDESVWDKSAIMMAKEPNLAEYLGVETEDSSVSNEVSSDIEPSAVVLTNEEESPKESKEDL; from the coding sequence TTGGAATTTTTGATTTTTCTAGTTCCGATCCTGATCTTTTTCTTTGTTATCAATCGATCTGCAAAGAAACAAAACCAGCAACGCGAAGAAATGCGTCAGCAAGCCCTCGTTCCAGGGAACTGGGTGTTGACTCGCGCAGGTTTCTACGGACGCATCGTTGAAATCCACGATGAGGTGGTAATCCTCGAAACCGCTTTAGGCGATGAAAGTGTCTGGGATAAGAGCGCAATCATGATGGCTAAGGAACCAAACCTAGCTGAATACCTTGGGGTAGAAACTGAAGATTCGTCGGTTTCGAATGAAGTATCAAGCGATATTGAACCCAGCGCTGTGGTGCTCACAAATGAGGAAGAAAGCCCCAAAGAATCCAAGGAAGACTTGTAA
- the ruvB gene encoding Holliday junction branch migration DNA helicase RuvB, producing MESVVEPGANDLERAAESALRPKNLDEFVGQKTLRQQLSLVLEAARRRGDAADHILLSGPPGLGKTTLAMIVAAEMGTSLRLTSGPAIQHAGDLASILSSLQEGDVLFIDEIHRLSRPAEEMLYLAMEDFRVDVIVGKGPGATSIPLTLPPFTVTGATTRAGLLPAPLRDRFGYTGHLEYYQHDELESIVRRSANLLGAEISGEAAKELAKRSRGTPRIANRLLRRVYDYSQVHGNGEIDAQAAKEALKLFEVDPLGLDRLDRLVLEGLCERFGGGPVGISTLAMSIGEEPETVETVSEPYLVREGFLVRTPRGRMATAQAWRHLGLTPPASDLFNLLDN from the coding sequence ATGGAATCAGTAGTTGAGCCAGGAGCAAACGACCTCGAGCGGGCAGCAGAAAGTGCTTTACGCCCTAAAAACTTAGATGAGTTTGTTGGTCAAAAAACTTTGCGCCAGCAGCTTTCTTTGGTGTTAGAAGCAGCTCGTCGACGAGGAGATGCTGCCGATCATATTTTGCTTTCCGGTCCTCCAGGACTCGGTAAAACCACGTTAGCAATGATTGTTGCGGCTGAAATGGGAACCTCTTTACGATTAACTAGTGGTCCGGCGATTCAGCATGCTGGTGACTTGGCCTCTATCTTGTCCAGTTTGCAAGAAGGGGACGTGCTTTTCATCGACGAAATTCACCGACTCTCAAGGCCTGCCGAAGAAATGCTCTACCTCGCGATGGAAGACTTCCGAGTAGATGTGATTGTTGGTAAAGGTCCTGGGGCGACCTCGATTCCCTTGACCCTGCCACCATTTACCGTAACTGGTGCAACTACTAGAGCCGGGTTATTACCCGCTCCTTTGCGCGATCGTTTTGGGTATACCGGGCACCTCGAGTATTACCAGCATGATGAGCTAGAAAGCATCGTGCGTCGTTCGGCCAACTTGCTAGGCGCCGAAATATCTGGGGAGGCGGCAAAAGAACTAGCGAAGCGTTCTCGGGGAACTCCTCGTATTGCAAACCGACTATTACGCCGAGTCTATGACTATTCACAAGTACACGGTAATGGTGAAATTGATGCCCAAGCTGCCAAGGAAGCGTTGAAACTTTTCGAAGTGGATCCCTTGGGTCTCGATCGTTTAGACCGCTTGGTTTTAGAAGGTCTTTGTGAGCGTTTCGGTGGGGGACCAGTCGGCATTTCTACATTGGCAATGTCGATCGGGGAAGAACCGGAAACAGTTGAAACTGTCTCCGAACCCTACTTAGTAAGAGAGGGATTTTTGGTACGCACCCCGCGCGGTCGAATGGCCACGGCACAAGCTTGGCGCCACTTGGGCCTGACACCACCCGCAAGTGACTTGTTTAATCTATTAGATAACTGA